From the Natrarchaeobaculum aegyptiacum genome, one window contains:
- a CDS encoding aminotransferase class I/II-fold pyridoxal phosphate-dependent enzyme, with amino-acid sequence MTFELADRVQAVPPSGIRRFFEIAEERDEVISLGVGEPDFSTPWAARDAAIASLEQGKTSYTANRGRADLRESIADYVADRFDLGYDPDEEIIVTAGASEAVDLAFRAFVDPGDTVAIAQPSYVSYEPGVVFAGGEPLPVPTHEEDDFRLTVDALEDAGAADADALVFCYPNNPTGAIMTRADLEPVAEFAREHDLLVFADEIYAELTYDGEHTSIATLPGMRERTVVFNGFSKAHAMTGLRLGYALGPADAIGAMNKIHQYTMLSAPTTAQYAALEALDSCANDVREMVDQYDRRRRFVLSRFREIGMDVFEARGAFYCFPEVPEGFTAEEFAEELLREQGVAVVPGDVFGEGGAGHLRISYATGLSELREALARIEAFVDDHEGPE; translated from the coding sequence ATGACGTTCGAACTCGCAGATCGCGTGCAGGCGGTGCCGCCCTCGGGAATCCGTCGGTTCTTCGAGATCGCCGAAGAACGCGACGAGGTCATCTCACTCGGCGTCGGTGAACCCGATTTCTCGACGCCGTGGGCGGCTCGAGACGCTGCGATCGCCTCTCTAGAGCAGGGCAAAACCTCCTACACGGCCAATCGCGGGCGCGCGGACCTCCGGGAGTCGATCGCCGACTACGTCGCAGACCGGTTCGACCTCGGGTACGATCCCGACGAAGAGATCATCGTCACTGCCGGTGCGAGCGAAGCCGTCGACCTCGCGTTTCGAGCGTTCGTCGATCCTGGCGACACGGTCGCGATTGCCCAGCCCTCCTACGTCTCCTACGAACCCGGCGTCGTCTTCGCCGGCGGGGAGCCCCTCCCGGTGCCGACCCACGAAGAAGACGACTTCCGGCTCACCGTCGACGCCCTCGAGGACGCTGGCGCAGCCGACGCCGACGCGCTCGTCTTCTGTTACCCGAACAACCCGACGGGCGCGATCATGACGAGAGCCGACCTCGAGCCGGTCGCCGAGTTCGCCCGCGAGCACGACCTGCTGGTCTTCGCCGACGAAATCTACGCCGAACTGACCTACGACGGTGAGCACACCTCGATCGCGACGCTTCCGGGAATGCGCGAGCGCACCGTCGTCTTCAACGGCTTCTCGAAGGCCCACGCGATGACCGGCCTCCGTCTCGGCTACGCGCTCGGCCCGGCTGACGCCATCGGCGCGATGAACAAGATCCACCAGTACACGATGCTCTCTGCGCCGACGACCGCCCAGTACGCCGCACTCGAGGCGCTCGACTCGTGTGCAAACGACGTCCGGGAGATGGTCGACCAGTACGACCGCAGGCGACGGTTCGTGCTCTCCCGATTCCGTGAGATCGGGATGGACGTCTTCGAGGCGAGGGGTGCCTTCTACTGTTTCCCCGAGGTACCAGAGGGCTTTACTGCCGAGGAGTTCGCCGAGGAACTCCTGCGCGAACAGGGTGTCGCGGTCGTCCCGGGCGACGTCTTCGGTGAGGGCGGAGCAGGTCACCTCCGGATCTCGTACGCGACCGGCCTGTCAGAGCTTCGCGAAGCACTCGCCCGGATCGAGGCGTTCGTCGACGACCACGAGGGTCCCGAGTAG
- a CDS encoding Lrp/AsnC family transcriptional regulator, whose product MSEREVLELLRENARYSTEDIARMTDLEESEVEAVVEELESTGVVRGYRAVVDWDRLEDEKVRAEVELNVELDRETNYGDVAERLARFPQVKALRLVSGDYDFDMEVEGDSIREVSMFVSEKVAPVPEITQTVTHYVMTSYKEGGIELGDGDEDDRLSYTP is encoded by the coding sequence ATGAGCGAACGCGAGGTGCTCGAGTTACTGCGTGAGAACGCGCGATACTCTACCGAAGACATCGCGCGAATGACCGACCTCGAGGAGAGCGAGGTCGAGGCAGTCGTCGAGGAACTCGAGAGCACCGGGGTCGTCCGGGGGTATCGGGCGGTCGTCGACTGGGACAGACTCGAGGACGAGAAAGTCCGTGCCGAAGTCGAGTTGAACGTCGAACTCGACCGCGAGACCAACTACGGTGACGTCGCAGAGCGCCTCGCACGCTTCCCGCAAGTGAAAGCCCTCCGCCTGGTCAGCGGCGACTACGACTTCGATATGGAAGTCGAGGGCGATTCGATCCGCGAAGTGTCGATGTTCGTCAGTGAGAAGGTCGCGCCGGTGCCCGAGATCACCCAGACCGTCACCCACTACGTGATGACCTCCTACAAGGAAGGTGGGATCGAACTCGGCGACGGCGACGAGGACGACCGCCTCTCGTACACGCCCTGA
- a CDS encoding HalOD1 output domain-containing protein, with amino-acid sequence MGGKTIVSDHDEWNGSTPSAAVLTAVAELEGDEPGSLPERLGYALYDYVDPEALDTILAHRPGVTVTFALEQYDVEVSSTCLTVCERDS; translated from the coding sequence ATGGGTGGGAAGACTATCGTCTCCGATCACGACGAGTGGAACGGGAGCACACCGAGTGCGGCGGTGCTGACTGCAGTCGCCGAACTCGAGGGCGACGAGCCGGGTTCTCTCCCGGAGCGGCTGGGATACGCCCTCTACGACTACGTCGATCCCGAAGCACTGGATACGATCCTCGCACACCGCCCGGGAGTCACGGTGACGTTCGCCCTCGAGCAGTACGACGTGGAGGTGTCGAGTACGTGCCTCACGGTGTGTGAACGAGATTCCTGA
- a CDS encoding thioredoxin family protein, which translates to MAPMESDTALEAGDRAPEFELEGTDGETYELADFADSEALLVVFTCNHCPYAKAKFDLLNDLAAEYEEVAVVGINPNDAEEYPEDSLEKMREYVDDGTIQYDAYLRDESQAVAREYGAVCTPDPFLFAREDESFRLVYQGRLDDALSPDEDASRYHVREAIDAVLEGQSVDLEWEPSRGCSIKWREE; encoded by the coding sequence ATGGCACCGATGGAATCCGACACAGCACTCGAGGCCGGCGACCGGGCCCCGGAGTTCGAACTCGAGGGGACCGACGGTGAGACGTACGAACTCGCGGACTTCGCCGACTCCGAGGCGTTGCTGGTCGTCTTCACCTGCAACCACTGTCCGTACGCGAAGGCAAAGTTCGACCTGCTGAACGACCTCGCCGCGGAGTACGAGGAGGTCGCCGTCGTCGGGATCAACCCCAACGACGCCGAAGAGTACCCGGAAGACTCACTCGAAAAGATGCGCGAGTACGTCGACGACGGAACGATCCAGTACGACGCCTACCTCCGCGACGAGTCACAGGCGGTCGCCCGTGAGTACGGTGCCGTCTGTACGCCCGATCCGTTCCTGTTTGCACGAGAGGATGAGAGCTTCCGGCTGGTCTACCAGGGACGACTCGACGACGCGCTCAGCCCCGACGAAGACGCCTCTCGATACCACGTCCGGGAGGCGATCGACGCCGTCCTCGAGGGCCAGTCGGTCGACCTCGAGTGGGAGCCCTCGCGAGGCTGTTCGATCAAGTGGCGTGAAGAGTAA
- a CDS encoding BtpA/SgcQ family protein: protein MVSSHGVGLTLADDPPIVGMVHLPPLPGAPGFDGDREAIRERALEDARRLEAGGVDAVLVENFGDAPFYPEDVPKHTVAELTAVASAVSDAVDVPVGVNVLRNDVAAALSVAAAVDAGFVRANVHVGTAATDQGVVDGRAHETIRLRERLEADLAVLADVHVKHATPVGDQPVERAALESVERGLSDGVIVSGTGTGEATALETVERVSEAFDTNGIDAPVFVGSGVTAETVGDVFEAGADGVIVGTALKEGGETTNPVSIERVEGVVAARDPGAGDY from the coding sequence ATGGTGTCGTCCCACGGCGTCGGACTGACGCTCGCCGACGACCCACCGATCGTCGGGATGGTTCACCTGCCGCCACTTCCGGGTGCACCCGGCTTCGATGGCGACCGGGAAGCAATCCGAGAGCGCGCGCTCGAGGATGCGCGCAGACTCGAGGCCGGTGGCGTCGACGCAGTCCTCGTCGAGAACTTCGGAGACGCGCCGTTTTACCCCGAAGACGTCCCGAAGCACACGGTCGCGGAGCTGACCGCCGTCGCGAGCGCCGTCAGCGACGCCGTCGACGTCCCGGTGGGCGTCAACGTCCTCCGGAACGACGTCGCGGCTGCCCTCTCGGTCGCCGCCGCCGTCGATGCCGGGTTCGTCCGGGCGAACGTCCACGTCGGGACCGCCGCGACCGATCAGGGGGTCGTCGACGGACGCGCTCACGAAACGATCCGTCTTCGCGAGCGCCTCGAGGCCGACCTCGCCGTCCTCGCCGACGTCCACGTCAAACACGCCACGCCGGTCGGCGACCAGCCGGTCGAACGCGCCGCCCTCGAGTCGGTCGAGCGGGGACTGTCCGACGGCGTGATCGTCTCCGGAACGGGAACCGGCGAGGCGACCGCGCTCGAGACCGTCGAGCGCGTCTCGGAGGCGTTCGACACGAACGGGATCGACGCACCGGTGTTCGTCGGCAGCGGTGTGACAGCCGAAACCGTCGGCGACGTCTTCGAGGCGGGTGCCGACGGCGTGATCGTCGGCACGGCGCTCAAAGAGGGAGGCGAAACGACGAATCCGGTCTCGATCGAACGGGTCGAGGGAGTCGTCGCCGCTCGAGACCCAGGCGCAGGCGACTACTAA
- a CDS encoding hydroxyacid-oxoacid transhydrogenase, whose amino-acid sequence MTGGYDRTVSADDHGLGPETVWEIQLPAIRFGRNAVEELDYQLGELGVEAEASGLIVTDEPMVQVGHVDRVSDHLEDAGYDITVWDGAEPEPSIETVDSCLEFVRENEGEDGYDFYLGMGGGSSLDVAKGTRAVMANGGEVLDYVAEPTGGGKALTESGDPLILVPTTAGTGSEISPVAIYAVEEKDIKEGISSNHVRADAAVLDPTLTTTMPAAVTASTGMDALAHALEGYTTHAYDSFLRAEDPAQRPVYAGQTAVTEMYGQRAIELVANNLRTAVHNGEDVEARGAMLKASLFGAICGLTAGVSLCHAMAYPVGNKYHTSHGETIAVLTPATTLGYNVASDPERFAEIAALLGADTDGMSTRDAADEARREYVRLQQDLNVIPSGLAELAGVSEDEIDWLATQTVETQQRLLRCNPRPVAKDDALEVFREALHNWE is encoded by the coding sequence ATGACCGGGGGTTACGACCGCACAGTCTCGGCGGACGATCACGGGCTCGGTCCGGAGACGGTCTGGGAGATCCAGCTTCCCGCGATCCGGTTCGGTCGAAACGCCGTCGAGGAACTGGACTACCAGCTCGGCGAACTCGGCGTCGAGGCGGAGGCGTCGGGTCTGATCGTCACCGACGAGCCGATGGTCCAGGTCGGCCACGTCGACCGGGTCAGCGACCACCTCGAGGACGCAGGATACGACATTACCGTCTGGGACGGGGCGGAGCCCGAACCGTCGATCGAAACCGTCGATAGCTGTCTCGAGTTCGTTCGCGAGAACGAAGGCGAGGACGGGTACGACTTCTACCTCGGGATGGGTGGCGGCAGTTCGCTCGACGTCGCCAAGGGAACGCGCGCGGTGATGGCCAACGGTGGTGAGGTGCTCGACTACGTCGCCGAACCGACCGGTGGGGGGAAGGCGCTCACCGAGTCGGGTGATCCGCTGATCCTCGTCCCGACGACGGCCGGCACCGGCTCGGAAATATCGCCGGTCGCCATCTACGCCGTCGAGGAGAAAGACATCAAGGAGGGCATCTCGAGCAATCACGTCCGGGCCGACGCCGCCGTGCTCGACCCGACGCTCACGACGACCATGCCGGCGGCGGTGACGGCCTCGACCGGGATGGACGCCCTCGCACACGCCCTCGAGGGGTACACCACCCACGCCTACGACAGCTTCCTCCGGGCGGAGGACCCGGCACAGCGACCGGTCTACGCCGGCCAGACCGCCGTCACCGAGATGTACGGCCAGCGGGCGATCGAACTCGTCGCGAACAATCTGCGGACCGCGGTTCACAACGGCGAAGACGTCGAGGCCCGGGGTGCGATGCTGAAGGCCTCGCTCTTCGGGGCGATCTGTGGGCTCACCGCCGGTGTCAGCCTCTGTCACGCGATGGCCTACCCGGTCGGAAACAAGTATCACACGTCCCACGGCGAGACGATCGCGGTCCTCACCCCGGCGACTACCCTCGGATACAACGTCGCGAGCGACCCCGAACGGTTCGCCGAAATCGCCGCGTTGCTCGGGGCGGACACCGACGGCATGAGCACCCGCGACGCCGCCGACGAGGCCCGCCGCGAGTACGTCCGCCTCCAGCAGGATCTGAACGTGATTCCGAGCGGTCTCGCCGAACTCGCGGGTGTCTCCGAAGACGAGATCGACTGGCTCGCCACCCAGACGGTCGAGACCCAGCAACGACTCCTCCGGTGTAACCCGCGTCCGGTCGCGAAAGACGACGCACTCGAGGTCTTCCGCGAGGCGCTACACAACTGGGAGTAG
- a CDS encoding N-acyl homoserine lactonase family protein, producing MVDATIDVIYRGGLECDQNYMIEGETLGTHDEPNPDLTYDEIPVWNLVIDHPEGTILWDTGSHHDALDGHWPEELAQAFYPHDAHEHRLDDDLEDAGYSLDDIDAVVQTHLHLDHAGGLEFFDGTDVPVYVHEKEVKFAYYSAKTDKGSGAYILDDFDHDLNWEIVHQDREQHFDGIEFVRLPGHTPGLMGMVVHLEEESVVFTGDQVYQSPNYEDEAPLGAGLLWGKTEWFESLQRIKEIERRHDAEVVYGHDADQFERIRDGWGE from the coding sequence ATGGTCGATGCAACGATAGACGTCATTTACCGCGGTGGACTCGAGTGCGACCAGAACTACATGATCGAGGGGGAGACCCTCGGGACTCACGACGAGCCAAATCCGGACCTCACCTACGACGAAATTCCGGTCTGGAACCTGGTGATCGATCATCCCGAGGGGACGATCCTCTGGGACACGGGTTCACACCACGACGCCCTCGACGGCCACTGGCCGGAGGAACTCGCCCAGGCGTTTTACCCTCACGACGCCCACGAGCACCGCCTCGACGACGACCTCGAGGACGCGGGCTACAGTCTCGACGACATCGACGCCGTCGTCCAGACCCACCTGCACCTCGACCACGCCGGCGGCCTCGAGTTCTTCGATGGAACCGACGTCCCGGTGTACGTCCACGAGAAGGAGGTGAAGTTCGCCTACTACAGCGCGAAGACGGACAAGGGAAGTGGTGCGTACATCCTCGACGACTTCGATCACGATCTCAACTGGGAGATCGTCCATCAGGATCGCGAGCAGCACTTCGACGGTATCGAGTTCGTCAGGCTCCCGGGACACACGCCGGGGCTGATGGGAATGGTCGTCCACCTCGAGGAGGAGTCGGTCGTGTTCACGGGTGATCAGGTGTACCAGTCGCCGAACTACGAAGACGAAGCGCCACTCGGTGCGGGGCTGCTCTGGGGGAAGACGGAGTGGTTCGAGAGCCTCCAGCGCATCAAGGAGATCGAACGCCGCCACGACGCCGAGGTCGTCTACGGTCACGACGCCGACCAGTTCGAGCGCATCCGTGACGGGTGGGGCGAATGA
- a CDS encoding tripartite tricarboxylate transporter permease: MVLPSLELSLDPWLAISLLSWTLAGAALGSVSGLVPGLHANNFALLLAGVAVSIPGPPLFVGCAMLAAGVVHTFVNAVPAMALGVPDAEMAVTALPGHRMVLEGRGYEAIRLSALGSVLAVLVAVPLAAPVTWAVLAAYPTMRAHLWLVLATVVVALIASERSVQSRIGAVCSFCLAAALGLATLDLSPEAPLEAGGMLAPLFAGLFAAPVLIDAVFGSGIPPQQGTDIRLSRPLLVGTALAGSLAGAVVGYIPGISAAIAAVAVLVFVPGGSGDRGYIVATSGVDTANTIFALFALVAIGQPRTGVMVAFESAGIPLELPVLLACVLLAGAVGFVLVIVVGDVYLEVIGRVTYWKISAIVIGLLLVLSYLFTGPLGIVVFVVAAGVGMVPVRMHARRVHLMGVLIGPLIVSSAGGISIIVG, encoded by the coding sequence ATGGTCTTGCCGTCACTCGAGTTATCGCTCGACCCGTGGCTCGCGATCTCTTTGCTCTCGTGGACGCTTGCTGGCGCGGCACTCGGGAGCGTAAGTGGCCTCGTGCCGGGGCTCCACGCGAACAACTTCGCGCTGTTGCTCGCGGGTGTCGCAGTCTCGATCCCCGGCCCGCCCCTGTTCGTCGGGTGTGCGATGCTCGCGGCGGGGGTCGTCCACACGTTCGTGAACGCGGTACCGGCGATGGCGCTGGGCGTTCCCGACGCCGAGATGGCGGTGACGGCGTTGCCGGGCCACCGGATGGTTCTCGAGGGGCGAGGCTACGAGGCGATCCGGCTCTCGGCACTTGGAAGTGTGCTCGCGGTCCTCGTGGCCGTGCCGCTCGCCGCCCCCGTAACGTGGGCGGTGCTCGCGGCCTATCCGACGATGCGGGCGCATCTCTGGCTGGTCCTCGCGACGGTCGTCGTCGCGCTGATCGCGTCGGAACGCTCCGTCCAGTCTCGAATCGGCGCAGTCTGTTCGTTCTGTCTCGCCGCGGCCCTTGGACTTGCCACGCTCGACCTGTCACCGGAAGCGCCGCTCGAGGCCGGTGGAATGCTCGCGCCGCTGTTCGCCGGACTCTTTGCGGCACCGGTGTTGATCGACGCCGTCTTCGGGAGCGGCATTCCGCCCCAGCAGGGGACCGACATTCGGCTCTCTCGACCACTGCTCGTCGGAACGGCGCTGGCGGGGTCGCTCGCTGGTGCAGTGGTCGGCTACATCCCGGGAATCTCGGCGGCGATCGCGGCCGTCGCGGTGCTCGTGTTCGTTCCCGGCGGCTCGGGTGACCGGGGCTACATCGTCGCGACGAGTGGCGTCGATACCGCCAATACGATTTTCGCGCTGTTCGCGCTCGTCGCGATCGGCCAGCCACGTACTGGCGTGATGGTCGCGTTCGAGAGCGCTGGCATCCCACTCGAGTTGCCGGTCTTGCTCGCCTGTGTCCTCCTCGCTGGCGCGGTCGGGTTCGTCCTCGTGATCGTCGTCGGCGACGTCTACCTCGAGGTGATCGGTCGGGTGACGTACTGGAAGATTTCGGCGATCGTCATCGGTCTCTTACTCGTGCTCTCGTACCTCTTTACTGGGCCGCTGGGAATCGTCGTCTTCGTCGTCGCCGCAGGTGTGGGGATGGTTCCGGTCAGGATGCACGCCAGACGGGTCCATCTCATGGGTGTGCTCATCGGTCCGCTGATCGTCAGTTCAGCGGGCGGTATCTCGATTATTGTTGGATGA
- the rpl12p gene encoding 50S ribosomal protein P1 — MEYVYAALILNETGEEINEDNLTDVLDAAGVDVEESRVKALVAALEDVDIDEAVSEAAAVPAAGAAAGGAAAAEAGDDEGESDVPDTTDDEEDDDEDEDDDAGGEGLGELFG, encoded by the coding sequence ATGGAATACGTATACGCTGCACTCATCCTGAACGAAACGGGCGAAGAGATCAACGAAGACAACCTGACGGACGTGCTCGACGCTGCCGGCGTCGACGTCGAAGAGTCCCGCGTGAAGGCGCTCGTCGCCGCACTCGAGGACGTCGACATCGACGAGGCCGTCTCCGAGGCCGCTGCCGTTCCCGCCGCGGGCGCTGCCGCTGGCGGTGCTGCCGCTGCTGAGGCTGGCGACGACGAAGGCGAGTCCGACGTTCCGGACACCACGGACGACGAGGAAGACGACGACGAGGACGAAGACGACGACGCCGGTGGCGAGGGCCTCGGCGAGCTCTTCGGCTAA
- a CDS encoding 50S ribosomal protein L10, with protein sequence MSAEAERKTENLPQWKKEEVDELADLIESYESVGIVGIAGIPSKQLQDMRRELYGTAELRVSRNTLQVRALEEVGLGDLVEEIEGQVGIIGTNENPFSLYKELEASKTPAPINEGEVAPNDIVIPEGDTGVDPGPFVGELQGIGANARIEDGSIQVMEDSTVLSAGEEVSADLANVLNELGIEPKEVGLDLRAVVADGVEFGPEDLDIDVEAYESDVQTAAAYAQNLSVNAVFPTEATAPTLIAKATGEAKSLGLHAAIEDEDLMPDLVSKADAQLRALAAQIDDEEALPEELQGVEAPAAPAAADEGEDESADDQDDAEADADTDVDDDDDEDDDAGGEGLGAMFG encoded by the coding sequence GTGAGCGCAGAAGCTGAACGCAAGACCGAGAACCTTCCCCAGTGGAAGAAAGAGGAAGTCGACGAACTCGCCGACCTCATCGAGAGCTACGAGAGCGTCGGCATCGTCGGCATCGCCGGCATCCCGAGCAAGCAGCTGCAGGACATGCGACGCGAGCTCTACGGCACCGCCGAGTTGCGCGTCAGCCGCAACACCCTGCAGGTTCGCGCACTCGAGGAAGTCGGCCTCGGCGACCTCGTCGAAGAGATCGAGGGCCAGGTCGGCATCATCGGCACGAACGAGAACCCGTTCTCGCTGTACAAGGAACTCGAGGCGTCGAAGACGCCCGCGCCGATCAACGAGGGCGAAGTCGCCCCCAACGACATCGTCATCCCCGAGGGTGACACCGGTGTCGACCCGGGTCCCTTCGTCGGCGAACTTCAGGGCATCGGTGCGAACGCCCGGATCGAAGACGGTTCGATTCAGGTCATGGAGGACTCGACGGTCCTTTCGGCCGGCGAGGAAGTCTCTGCGGACCTGGCGAACGTACTCAACGAACTCGGAATCGAGCCCAAGGAAGTCGGGCTCGACCTGCGTGCCGTCGTCGCCGACGGCGTCGAGTTCGGCCCCGAGGATCTCGACATCGACGTCGAGGCCTACGAGAGCGACGTGCAGACGGCTGCCGCCTACGCACAGAACCTCTCGGTCAACGCGGTGTTCCCGACCGAGGCGACGGCACCAACGCTCATCGCCAAGGCGACGGGCGAGGCCAAGAGCCTCGGCCTGCACGCCGCCATCGAGGACGAAGACCTTATGCCCGACCTCGTCAGCAAGGCCGACGCACAGCTGCGTGCGCTCGCGGCCCAGATCGACGACGAGGAGGCCCTGCCCGAGGAACTGCAGGGCGTCGAAGCACCCGCTGCGCCAGCGGCGGCCGACGAGGGCGAGGACGAATCGGCTGACGACCAAGACGACGCCGAGGCAGACGCCGACACCGACGTCGACGACGATGACGACGAAGACGACGACGCCGGTGGCGAGGGCCTCGGTGCGATGTTCGGCTAA
- a CDS encoding 50S ribosomal protein L1: MADSDIETAVARALEDAPDRNFTETVDLAINLRDLDLNEPSNRVDESVVLPSGTGQETQIVVIAEGETAVRAEEAADQVLSEDDVADLEDDEAKDLADETDFFIAEEAMMQDIARHLGTILGPRGKMPDPLAPDDDVVETVNRLKNTVQIRSGDRRTFHTRVGAEDMSAEEIADNIDVILRRLHADLEKGPQNIDGVFVKTTMGPSVEVV; this comes from the coding sequence ATGGCAGATTCGGATATCGAAACCGCAGTGGCTCGCGCACTCGAGGACGCACCCGATCGGAACTTCACCGAGACGGTCGACCTCGCGATAAACTTGCGCGACCTTGATTTGAACGAACCGTCGAATCGTGTTGACGAGTCGGTGGTTCTCCCGTCCGGCACCGGACAGGAGACCCAGATCGTCGTCATCGCGGAGGGTGAGACCGCCGTCCGCGCCGAAGAGGCTGCAGATCAGGTCCTCTCGGAAGACGACGTCGCCGACCTGGAAGACGACGAGGCCAAAGACCTCGCCGACGAGACCGACTTCTTCATCGCCGAGGAGGCGATGATGCAAGACATCGCCCGGCATCTCGGTACCATCCTCGGTCCACGAGGGAAGATGCCGGATCCGCTTGCACCCGACGACGACGTCGTCGAGACCGTCAACCGACTGAAAAACACCGTGCAGATTCGCTCCGGTGACCGACGCACCTTCCACACGCGCGTCGGTGCCGAAGACATGTCGGCTGAAGAGATCGCCGACAACATCGACGTCATCCTGCGTCGCCTGCACGCCGACCTCGAGAAGGGGCCACAGAACATCGACGGCGTCTTCGTCAAGACGACGATGGGCCCGTCCGTAGAGGTGGTCTAA